One window from the genome of Elaeis guineensis isolate ETL-2024a chromosome 5, EG11, whole genome shotgun sequence encodes:
- the LOC105032584 gene encoding transcription factor DIVARICATA: MSSSSWMEVLPPTSPCFSSSSWFLGQKRSGGWTQEENKRFEDALAHIDGDTPNRWEKVAAMIPGKSVWDIMSHYKDLEDDVSEIEAGRIPFPVYSCSPSSFTLDWANHHGYEGLRPAYCVAGGRRSGGRPDQERKKGVPWSEEEHKRFLLGLQKYGKGDWRNISRNFVISRTPTQVASHAQKYFIRLNSGGKDKRRSSIHDITTVDFPNNTPPSPSRPSVLSMQSSSAAATGLPDLFSEMVDSKQPNEAFNSSANGNQFMHPPSYGMKLQAQNTLQDLTVGSCRMLYQMHSRG; the protein is encoded by the exons ATGTCGAGCAGTTCCTGGATGGAAGTTCTCCCTCCAACATCGCCTTGCTTTTCCAGCTCAAGTTGGTTTCTTGGCCAGAAGAGGAGCGGGGGTTGGACCCAAGAGGAGAACAAGCGCTTCGAGGATGCCCTGGCGCACATCGACGGCGACACCCCAAACCGGTGGGAGAAGGTGGCGGCCATGATCCCTGGGAAGTCGGTGTGGGACATCATGTCCCATTACAAGGATCTGGAGGACGACGTGAGCGAGATAGAAGCTGGGCGGATCCCATTCCCTGTCTATAGCTGCAGCCCTTCGTCGTTCACGCTGGACTGGGCCAACCACCACGGCTACGAGGGGTTGAGGCCCGCGTATTGCGTCGCCGGCGGGAGGAGGTCGGGAGGGAGACCGGAtcaagagaggaagaagggagtGCCTTGGAGCGAAGAGGAGCACAA GCGATTTCTTCTTGGACTCCAAAAATACGGTAAAGGGGATTGGAGAAACATATCTCGGAATTTTGTCATCTCCAGGACACCTACACAGGTGGCTAGCCATGCGCAGAAGTATTTCATCAGGCTTAATTCGGGCGGCAAAGATAAGAGGAGGTCCAGCATCCATGACATCACCACCGTCGACTTTCCAAATAATACGCCTCCTTCACCATCTCGGCCATCTGTGCTTTCGATGCAATCGAGTTCAGCTGCTGCCACTGGACTACCCGACCTATTCTCGGAGATGGTCGATTCCAAGCAGCCAAATGAAGCCTTCAATTCATCAGCAAATGGTAATCAGTTCATGCACCCACCTTCGTATGGGATGAAACTGCAAGCTCAAAATACTCTCCAGGATCTGACTGTCGGCAGCTGCCGCATGCTATATCAAATGCACTCTCGTGGATGA